One stretch of Brevibacillus laterosporus DNA includes these proteins:
- a CDS encoding heme-dependent peroxidase: MSANEALLTLEGWFTYHDFRKINWEKWKKASIEDRQAALDELTSLMRVWNDAESETDGSTAVYSVLGHKADLCFIFLRPTMGELDELKTAINKTRFADYTKTDYSYISVVELSNYVNNPGQDPKANPHVRERLYPILPKWDHFCFYPMNKKRGEKDNWYSMTMDERRELMQTHGLTGRKYAGKIKQIIGGSVGYDDWEWGVTLFAHDPIELKHIVYEMRFDEVSARYGEFGIFLVGNYVNEEALQKMFAL; encoded by the coding sequence ATGTCAGCCAATGAAGCATTGCTCACGTTGGAAGGATGGTTTACCTATCATGACTTCCGTAAGATCAACTGGGAAAAATGGAAAAAAGCATCTATCGAGGATCGCCAAGCAGCCCTTGACGAACTAACTTCCTTAATGCGCGTATGGAATGATGCAGAATCCGAGACTGATGGTAGCACGGCTGTGTATTCTGTGCTTGGACATAAAGCTGATTTATGCTTTATCTTCCTACGCCCAACAATGGGTGAGTTGGATGAGTTAAAAACAGCGATAAACAAAACCCGTTTTGCCGATTATACAAAGACGGATTACTCTTATATTTCCGTGGTAGAGTTAAGCAACTATGTGAACAACCCTGGTCAAGATCCTAAAGCGAATCCGCATGTGCGTGAGCGTTTATATCCAATTTTGCCAAAATGGGATCACTTCTGCTTCTACCCTATGAACAAGAAACGTGGAGAAAAAGATAACTGGTATTCAATGACGATGGACGAGCGTCGCGAATTGATGCAAACTCACGGTTTGACTGGTCGCAAGTATGCCGGTAAGATTAAACAAATTATTGGTGGTTCTGTGGGTTATGACGATTGGGAATGGGGCGTTACTTTGTTTGCTCATGATCCAATTGAATTGAAACACATTGTATATGAAATGAGGTTCGATGAAGTAAGTGCTCGTTATGGTGAGTTCGGTATCTTCTTGGTTGGTAACTATGTAAATGAAGAAGCGCTACAGAAGATGTTTGCGCTGTAA
- a CDS encoding type I pantothenate kinase, which yields MANFAERRIYSPYMIFSRDEWRGLRNETPLSICEEDLAELAGLNEKLSLQEISEIYLPLSRLLNLYVAESQELYKAADTFLGNRSEKVPFIIGIAGSVAVGKSTTARVLLSLLKRWPNHPKVELVTTDGFLYPNEVLEERGLMQRKGFPESYDTTRLINFLADVKSGVKEVSCPLYSHLTYNILHDQEQIVSQPDILIVEGLNVLQVGRTMDNMPQVFVSDFFDFSIYVDANEKDIQEWYLNRFLLLRQTAFQKPASYFHRYAKLSDREALEVAQNIWREINAVNLHKNISPTRYRADLILTKGNQHAIEEVMLRKL from the coding sequence GTGGCGAATTTTGCCGAAAGACGAATTTATTCCCCTTATATGATTTTTTCTAGGGATGAGTGGAGAGGGCTACGAAATGAGACGCCTTTATCCATCTGTGAAGAGGATTTAGCCGAACTAGCAGGGCTTAATGAGAAACTGTCACTACAAGAAATAAGTGAAATCTATCTGCCTCTCTCCAGGCTGTTAAATTTATATGTAGCAGAATCACAGGAGTTGTATAAGGCTGCCGATACCTTTCTTGGAAATCGCTCAGAAAAGGTTCCATTTATCATTGGTATCGCTGGCAGTGTAGCCGTTGGAAAAAGCACCACGGCACGCGTTCTGTTATCCTTGTTGAAACGCTGGCCTAATCATCCTAAGGTGGAGCTGGTTACTACGGATGGCTTCCTTTATCCCAATGAGGTATTGGAAGAACGTGGTCTGATGCAGCGAAAAGGCTTTCCTGAAAGTTATGATACAACAAGGTTGATAAATTTTTTAGCAGATGTAAAATCGGGCGTTAAAGAAGTGAGTTGTCCACTCTACTCCCACTTGACCTACAATATTTTGCATGACCAAGAACAAATCGTTTCCCAACCTGATATCTTGATTGTGGAAGGGTTAAATGTCTTGCAGGTGGGACGAACGATGGATAATATGCCACAGGTGTTCGTTTCCGATTTCTTTGACTTCTCTATCTATGTAGATGCAAATGAAAAAGACATACAGGAATGGTATTTAAATCGCTTTCTGTTGTTAAGACAGACGGCTTTCCAGAAACCAGCCTCCTATTTCCACCGATATGCAAAGCTATCCGATCGTGAGGCGTTGGAGGTAGCGCAAAACATCTGGCGGGAAATAAATGCTGTTAACTTACATAAAAATATTTCACCTACACGCTATCGAGCTGATTTGATTTTGACTAAGGGTAATCAACATGCTATTGAAGAGGTAATGCTACGGAAGTTATAG
- a CDS encoding MFS transporter — MKFTNPMKKNWTQRYHITIWIRMFGAFITSLSSSMLAPFFLLYLHDKLDGAVLVPMLIVGLQPLTDIIVTLLGGGITDRLGRKPVMLLALTMQSIAMSGFMLADSVLSFALLYMLHGAGQSLFVPAQRAQIADVTTDSQRVEVFGLLNTISYIGLALGPVGGMLLFHYDPSWLFGIEAFSLFIYMLVCWWKLPETAPVSSAFRSSSDQAEALETKNKETRSSQRSGASSHVPPVPAGKHRFFSSHRITALITRYKHVLILMVYTLPISFFYAQTETTFRIYLQESFVNYVSIIATLSTIKAILAVALQLPLVKLTEHISFQRVMLLSCSCFMVTALAYGFSKSIVVLIVVQLFWTVGETIGLTRLHTYISEIAPPEERGRYFSLHGIHWDISRTFGPFLGGVVLLTFGGQTLFGICLILLLLSGFLFFRSPNLHKLTGQHVDFLKKTVIK; from the coding sequence ATGAAATTTACTAACCCAATGAAAAAAAATTGGACTCAACGTTATCATATCACCATCTGGATCAGAATGTTTGGAGCATTCATCACCAGCCTATCGAGCTCGATGCTTGCCCCATTTTTCTTATTATACTTACACGACAAATTAGACGGGGCTGTGCTAGTACCCATGCTTATCGTCGGATTACAACCGTTGACTGACATCATTGTTACATTGCTCGGAGGCGGTATTACCGATCGTTTAGGTCGCAAACCCGTGATGTTACTTGCCCTAACCATGCAAAGTATAGCAATGTCTGGATTTATGTTGGCCGACTCTGTTCTTAGTTTTGCCCTGCTTTACATGTTACATGGGGCAGGTCAATCTCTATTTGTTCCTGCTCAACGTGCTCAAATCGCTGATGTAACGACAGATAGCCAACGTGTGGAAGTGTTCGGATTGCTCAATACCATTAGCTATATTGGTCTTGCATTAGGTCCTGTAGGCGGAATGCTATTATTCCACTATGATCCTAGTTGGCTGTTTGGTATAGAAGCCTTTTCATTATTTATTTACATGCTTGTTTGCTGGTGGAAATTACCCGAAACAGCTCCTGTCTCCTCTGCTTTTCGTTCATCATCTGATCAAGCTGAGGCGTTGGAAACGAAAAACAAAGAAACACGATCTTCCCAGCGTTCAGGTGCATCAAGCCATGTCCCTCCTGTACCGGCGGGTAAGCATCGCTTCTTTTCGTCTCATCGAATTACTGCACTAATCACTAGATATAAACACGTCCTAATCCTAATGGTCTACACGCTACCGATCAGCTTTTTTTATGCTCAAACCGAGACTACCTTTCGGATATATTTACAAGAAAGCTTTGTTAACTATGTGTCCATTATTGCGACTCTCTCAACAATTAAAGCAATTTTAGCCGTGGCATTACAACTCCCATTAGTCAAATTAACTGAGCATATTTCCTTTCAACGAGTAATGTTGTTATCCTGCTCTTGCTTTATGGTAACCGCTCTTGCCTATGGTTTTTCTAAAAGTATCGTTGTACTTATCGTGGTGCAATTATTTTGGACCGTAGGAGAAACAATCGGGTTAACGCGTTTGCATACGTACATTTCAGAGATAGCTCCGCCAGAGGAACGTGGCCGTTACTTTTCTTTGCACGGAATTCACTGGGATATCTCTCGCACATTTGGCCCTTTCTTAGGCGGTGTCGTCCTGCTTACTTTTGGTGGGCAAACTTTATTTGGTATTTGCCTCATTTTGCTGCTCTTATCTGGATTTCTATTTTTCCGATCACCAAATCTTCACAAGTTGACTGGACAACACGTGGACTTTCTAAAGAAAACTGTAATAAAATAG
- a CDS encoding DUF3817 domain-containing protein, which translates to MLKTPLERVRVIGFLEGLSFLLLLFIAMPLKYYADLPIGVQVIGPLHGVLFVLYLFVVAHATFALRWSFIRVIGAVLASVIPFGTFVLDARLKKDV; encoded by the coding sequence ATGTTAAAAACTCCCTTGGAACGTGTTCGTGTGATTGGTTTTTTAGAAGGTCTTTCCTTCTTACTCCTGCTGTTTATCGCGATGCCATTAAAATATTATGCTGACTTGCCAATTGGAGTACAAGTGATTGGTCCCTTGCATGGTGTTCTGTTTGTTCTCTATTTATTTGTTGTGGCACATGCTACTTTTGCTCTAAGATGGTCGTTCATACGTGTGATTGGCGCTGTGCTTGCATCCGTTATTCCATTTGGAACCTTTGTTTTGGATGCAAGATTAAAGAAGGATGTTTAG
- a CDS encoding CapA family protein has product MDQQKLSRLQIKRNKKKQEQRKRLRLIILINTILLTVGLLVVACIYLPGKIDKFFSFQNNASSDSTDATSKNVRLTFVGDIMMSGHVETLLKDKGYDYAFKHVKDLFLADDYTIGNLETPITEKGTPAANKQFVYKSSPEAVTAMKASGIDLVNLANNHSMDQGEDGLLDTMYTLDKEKMEYVGAGVNADRAYSPVFVERNGVKMAFFGFSRVVPETSWYAGKNKVGLAVMYDSKRAVEAVQAAKKKADLVIVIAHWGKEKVDFPVEHQKELAQALVNAGADLIVGGHPHVLQGFEQLNGKWIAYSMGNFIFTRATQPKTWETMVLQATLTKEGVKELKMVPYHAELGQAVPMNEQNSLDLIKRIESISSGVKIAEDGTITATEE; this is encoded by the coding sequence ATGGATCAACAAAAACTGAGTCGTCTTCAAATCAAACGTAACAAAAAAAAGCAAGAGCAACGGAAGCGACTCCGCCTAATTATATTGATAAACACCATCCTGTTAACAGTAGGTCTGCTCGTCGTCGCTTGTATCTATCTACCGGGAAAAATTGACAAATTCTTCTCCTTTCAAAACAATGCTTCTTCGGATTCAACAGATGCTACTTCCAAGAATGTTCGTCTTACCTTTGTAGGCGATATTATGATGTCTGGACATGTAGAGACTTTATTAAAAGATAAAGGCTACGATTATGCTTTCAAGCATGTAAAAGATCTATTTTTAGCAGATGACTACACAATCGGTAATCTGGAGACCCCTATTACTGAAAAAGGTACTCCAGCAGCTAACAAGCAGTTTGTGTATAAATCATCACCAGAAGCAGTTACTGCTATGAAAGCATCAGGAATTGATCTAGTGAATCTAGCCAACAATCACTCTATGGATCAGGGAGAAGACGGGTTATTAGACACCATGTACACGTTAGACAAGGAGAAAATGGAGTATGTAGGAGCTGGCGTAAACGCAGACCGCGCCTATTCCCCTGTTTTTGTGGAACGGAATGGTGTAAAAATGGCATTCTTCGGATTCAGTCGTGTCGTTCCTGAAACCAGTTGGTACGCAGGAAAAAATAAGGTAGGACTAGCGGTCATGTATGATTCCAAACGTGCAGTGGAAGCCGTACAAGCTGCTAAGAAAAAAGCTGATCTAGTCATTGTCATCGCTCATTGGGGAAAGGAAAAAGTAGATTTTCCTGTGGAGCACCAAAAAGAATTAGCCCAAGCTCTCGTGAACGCAGGCGCTGATCTAATCGTCGGTGGTCATCCTCATGTGTTACAAGGATTTGAGCAGCTGAATGGGAAATGGATCGCATATAGCATGGGGAATTTCATCTTTACCCGCGCAACACAGCCTAAAACCTGGGAGACCATGGTTCTACAAGCTACCCTTACCAAGGAAGGCGTGAAAGAGCTTAAAATGGTGCCATATCACGCTGAACTAGGGCAGGCTGTACCAATGAATGAGCAAAATTCCCTGGATCTGATCAAACGAATCGAATCGATCTCTTCTGGAGTTAAGATTGCTGAAGATGGTACGATTACAGCTACTGAAGAATAG
- a CDS encoding DUF2306 domain-containing protein, producing MGVFQMIIALHIVAGIVCLITGLLAIMMRKKRGPHTIYGEIYHGSYVVIFLTSIVTAIWHWEQSAYLFFIALFSYGLALYGYLARKRRWTEWLGKHINGMLGSYIGVITAVLVVNQTKMPVLNQWPSLLVWLLPTIIGSPLIALVQKKCGKRKVSEKLV from the coding sequence TTGGGCGTTTTTCAGATGATTATTGCATTGCATATCGTTGCAGGTATAGTATGTTTAATCACAGGATTATTGGCAATCATGATGAGGAAAAAAAGAGGCCCCCATACGATTTACGGGGAGATTTATCATGGGTCGTACGTTGTGATTTTTCTTACATCCATTGTAACGGCTATTTGGCATTGGGAGCAAAGTGCGTATTTATTTTTTATTGCGTTGTTTTCGTATGGATTAGCACTATATGGGTATCTAGCTCGAAAACGTAGATGGACTGAATGGTTAGGAAAGCATATTAATGGAATGCTGGGTTCTTATATTGGTGTTATTACAGCGGTTTTGGTCGTGAACCAAACCAAGATGCCTGTTCTTAATCAGTGGCCATCACTTTTGGTATGGCTATTGCCAACGATCATCGGCTCTCCGCTTATTGCTTTGGTACAAAAAAAATGCGGGAAAAGAAAAGTATCAGAAAAGCTTGTGTAG
- a CDS encoding DUF3021 domain-containing protein, with product MKKIIQYSLIGALIGLSTSYIIITIVLLQNQTRVINGQELLLEFLLAVFLGVGCGLITLIFYFDRWPFVVKLSIHYVVVLILVFICGAIGDWYENPAENPVRFLMFIGIQLIIYILVWAVVYWMNLQEMKKINERLKRK from the coding sequence ATGAAAAAAATAATCCAATATTCACTAATAGGGGCCCTTATTGGTTTAAGTACTTCTTATATCATTATTACAATTGTTTTACTACAAAATCAAACCAGAGTAATTAATGGGCAAGAGCTTTTGTTGGAATTTCTTTTGGCTGTATTTCTAGGAGTGGGTTGCGGTCTTATCACACTTATTTTTTACTTTGATCGTTGGCCATTTGTGGTTAAATTATCAATACATTATGTTGTTGTCTTAATACTTGTGTTTATTTGTGGTGCAATTGGGGATTGGTATGAAAATCCAGCTGAGAATCCAGTCAGGTTTCTTATGTTTATTGGAATTCAATTAATTATTTATATCCTTGTCTGGGCGGTGGTATATTGGATGAATTTACAAGAAATGAAAAAAATTAACGAGAGATTAAAGAGGAAATAA
- a CDS encoding LytTR family transcriptional regulator, with amino-acid sequence MQIKLIIDENVKETEIHIHTNAYTNEIEQVMRYFESSNTEVIDGYLQQQIYMLKIIDIYFVYSEGSKVYFSTDEDEYESKRKLYELEDLLKKNFVRVNKSTLVNVSKISFMKMEKIGMMQLVMDNGSTAHVSRMYLKVLKKRLGIGRDA; translated from the coding sequence ATGCAAATCAAATTAATCATCGATGAGAATGTAAAGGAAACAGAAATCCATATTCATACAAATGCGTATACAAATGAAATTGAACAAGTTATGAGGTATTTTGAGTCTTCTAACACAGAAGTAATTGATGGTTATTTACAACAGCAAATCTATATGTTGAAAATTATAGATATTTACTTTGTTTATTCAGAAGGTTCAAAGGTTTATTTTTCAACAGATGAGGATGAATATGAATCAAAGCGTAAATTATATGAGCTGGAAGATTTATTAAAAAAGAACTTTGTCCGTGTCAATAAATCAACGCTCGTAAATGTGTCTAAAATTTCCTTTATGAAGATGGAGAAAATAGGTATGATGCAGCTTGTGATGGATAATGGATCAACAGCTCATGTTAGTCGTATGTATTTAAAGGTACTGAAGAAGCGGCTAGGAATCGGGAGGGATGCTTAA
- a CDS encoding sigma-70 family RNA polymerase sigma factor — MEIARMNTEISQNPTSKLKHEILSTERFAELYDAYYIRVYHYICYRVNNHYTAEEICSHVFEMVISKYSSFNPDKSNFEVWLFAIARNAVTDYFRSQKKKMSFSLESILDMVLPKSSPEEIVIRGDNNQALFKALAKLSDKERNIIAMKYGAGLKNTEIADLLGVSGSNIGVVLYRCLKKLQTELERGGFQYEE; from the coding sequence TTGGAGATTGCTCGAATGAACACAGAAATCAGTCAGAACCCAACTAGCAAACTCAAGCATGAAATCCTGTCGACCGAGAGATTTGCGGAACTATACGATGCGTACTATATACGTGTCTATCACTATATTTGCTATCGGGTCAACAACCACTATACGGCTGAAGAAATATGCAGCCACGTATTTGAGATGGTAATTTCCAAATATAGTAGCTTCAATCCGGATAAATCCAACTTTGAGGTATGGTTGTTTGCCATCGCCAGAAATGCCGTGACGGATTACTTCCGCTCACAGAAGAAAAAAATGAGCTTTTCACTTGAATCTATCTTGGATATGGTCCTGCCCAAATCATCTCCCGAAGAAATTGTGATCCGAGGCGACAATAACCAAGCCTTATTCAAGGCGCTTGCTAAGCTGAGTGACAAGGAACGCAACATCATCGCAATGAAATACGGAGCTGGCTTGAAAAATACGGAAATCGCAGACTTGCTTGGTGTCAGTGGTTCAAATATAGGCGTCGTTCTCTACCGATGTTTAAAGAAATTACAGACCGAATTAGAAAGAGGGGGCTTTCAGTATGAGGAGTAA
- a CDS encoding IS1182 family transposase: protein MIQKQQSMIFSPFIAIYDVVVPKDNLLRKINELMDFSFVYDELKDKYCLDNGRKAIDPIRMFKYLLLKSIYDLSDVDLVERSKYDMSFKYFLHMVPEEKVIEASSLTKFRKLRLKDINLLDMLINKTVQIAIEKGIIKSKAIIVDATHTKARYNQKSPKEILTDRSKKLRKAVYTIDENMKQKFPAKTTSNVLEDEIDYCQKLIDVIEKEGNISEYPKVKEQLNLLKETVTDDLEQLQISEDPDAKLGHKSADSSFFGYKTHLAMSEERIITAATITSGEKSDGKQLQTLIEKSIEAGMEIETVIGDTAYSEKDNIIYSKKNEIKLVSKLNPLVTQGNRKKEDEFEFNKDAGMYVCKAGHMAVRKARQGKKGVGKNQTDTYYFDIEKCKQCPLKEDCYKDGAKSKSYSVSIKSSEHTEQAKFQESEYFKEKSKERYKIEAKNSELKHRHGYDVASSSGLIGMELQGAMAIFTVNLKRILKLMD, encoded by the coding sequence ATGATTCAAAAACAACAATCAATGATCTTCAGTCCATTTATAGCTATATATGATGTAGTCGTTCCGAAGGATAATTTGTTACGAAAAATCAACGAACTTATGGACTTCTCTTTTGTGTATGACGAGCTTAAGGATAAATACTGCCTAGATAATGGTCGTAAAGCTATTGATCCTATTCGTATGTTTAAATATTTATTGTTGAAGTCTATTTATGATTTGTCTGATGTAGATTTGGTTGAACGTTCGAAATATGACATGTCATTTAAGTATTTTCTCCATATGGTACCAGAGGAGAAAGTGATAGAAGCGAGTTCTTTAACCAAATTTCGAAAGCTACGTTTAAAAGACATTAACCTTCTAGATATGCTTATTAATAAAACAGTTCAAATCGCTATTGAAAAGGGGATTATCAAAAGTAAAGCTATTATTGTTGATGCTACTCATACGAAAGCTCGCTATAATCAAAAATCTCCGAAGGAGATCCTCACGGATCGATCAAAGAAATTAAGAAAAGCCGTCTACACAATAGATGAAAATATGAAGCAGAAGTTCCCTGCTAAAACAACATCCAATGTATTAGAGGATGAAATAGACTACTGTCAAAAGCTCATTGACGTAATCGAAAAAGAAGGCAATATCTCCGAGTATCCAAAAGTAAAAGAACAGTTAAATCTACTGAAAGAAACTGTCACTGATGACCTCGAACAGTTGCAAATCTCAGAAGATCCTGATGCAAAACTTGGTCATAAAAGTGCAGATTCCTCGTTTTTTGGCTACAAAACACACTTGGCAATGAGTGAAGAAAGGATAATCACAGCCGCAACAATTACTTCTGGAGAAAAAAGTGATGGAAAGCAATTACAAACGTTGATTGAGAAAAGTATAGAAGCTGGCATGGAGATTGAAACAGTTATCGGTGATACAGCTTATTCGGAAAAAGATAATATTATTTACAGTAAAAAGAATGAAATCAAACTAGTTTCTAAATTAAACCCTCTCGTTACGCAAGGGAATCGTAAAAAGGAAGATGAATTTGAATTTAATAAGGATGCCGGGATGTATGTGTGTAAAGCAGGACATATGGCAGTCCGTAAAGCTCGACAAGGGAAAAAAGGTGTAGGGAAAAATCAAACGGATACGTATTACTTTGATATTGAGAAATGCAAGCAATGTCCATTGAAAGAGGATTGTTATAAAGACGGAGCAAAAAGCAAAAGTTACTCAGTGAGTATTAAATCCAGTGAACATACTGAACAGGCAAAATTCCAAGAGAGTGAGTACTTTAAAGAAAAATCAAAGGAAAGATATAAAATTGAAGCGAAAAACAGTGAGCTAAAACACAGACACGGGTATGATGTGGCATCATCTTCGGGTCTTATTGGCATGGAGTTACAAGGGGCAATGGCTATATTCACTGTAAACTTAAAAAGAATATTGAAATTAATGGATTAA
- a CDS encoding sulfite oxidase-like oxidoreductase, with translation MFYGLSRGSKDDRVPPNQKVTTGFPVLHYGNVPEYKDLSQWDFRIFGAVEEEKTLSFTEFKGLPLGETSNDIHCVTGWSKLDNVWEGVPVEEVLRLVNIKPEAKYVLLHAEEGWTTNMPLEDFMAKGNLFAFKHNGEDLTPDHGYPLRFVIPHLYFWKSAKWVRGIEFLEKDKPGFWEKNGYHMYGDPFREQRYAWD, from the coding sequence ATGTTCTATGGATTAAGCCGTGGCTCCAAAGATGATCGCGTTCCCCCTAATCAAAAGGTAACGACAGGCTTTCCTGTGCTTCATTATGGTAATGTACCAGAGTATAAAGACTTGAGTCAGTGGGATTTTCGGATTTTTGGAGCGGTAGAGGAAGAAAAAACGCTCAGCTTTACGGAATTTAAAGGGCTACCTCTAGGGGAAACAAGTAACGATATTCATTGTGTGACAGGCTGGTCCAAGCTCGATAACGTATGGGAAGGTGTACCTGTAGAAGAAGTGCTGAGGCTGGTCAACATTAAGCCTGAAGCCAAATATGTGTTGCTCCATGCAGAAGAAGGCTGGACAACCAACATGCCATTGGAAGATTTTATGGCAAAAGGTAATTTATTTGCGTTTAAACATAATGGCGAGGATTTAACACCGGACCATGGCTATCCATTGCGCTTTGTAATTCCGCATCTTTACTTTTGGAAGAGTGCAAAATGGGTTCGTGGCATTGAGTTTTTGGAGAAGGATAAGCCTGGTTTTTGGGAGAAGAATGGATACCATATGTACGGGGACCCTTTCCGAGAACAACGGTATGCTTGGGATTAA
- a CDS encoding CoA-binding protein has protein sequence MAFTNPTNDERRTILEEAKTIAVVGCSNRSDRTSYMIAEALQQAGYHVIPVNPTIAGETVLGETVIASLTDIDTPVDIVNVFRRSEETIPVAEDTIKMAHKPKVFWLQQGIYNEKAAQLVEENGIIAIMDHCIKVDHAILVRK, from the coding sequence ATGGCATTTACAAATCCAACAAATGACGAGCGCAGAACGATTTTAGAAGAAGCGAAAACGATTGCCGTTGTAGGATGCTCTAATCGCTCAGACCGTACGAGCTACATGATTGCTGAAGCTCTTCAACAAGCAGGGTATCACGTAATTCCAGTCAATCCAACAATTGCAGGGGAAACCGTGTTGGGTGAGACAGTGATTGCTTCCCTTACTGATATTGACACACCTGTTGACATTGTAAATGTGTTCCGTCGTAGTGAAGAGACTATACCTGTTGCCGAAGACACCATCAAGATGGCTCATAAACCTAAAGTTTTTTGGTTACAGCAAGGAATCTATAACGAAAAAGCTGCTCAATTAGTAGAAGAGAATGGCATTATAGCTATCATGGATCATTGCATCAAGGTAGATCATGCTATTTTGGTACGAAAGTAA
- a CDS encoding leucyl aminopeptidase: MIHIETKTSSYLEKKTDYLIIPIYQDQTIHTDEWNNLDTAFHQQISHMIKAGEISDQKGKVTIIHTLGQLSVTRLVFVGMGVMTGLDFVSARDAFAKVVQQLKVEASEKSLSILLTEQTDLDMERLTQAVGEAFLLGTYAYEGYRAISKNKPSFQTVEILVHDEQKDKAERGLQVAQAFGTGTNLARTLVNEPGNYLPPHELARRAIEMAKRYGMSYELLAKDKLEELNMGGVLSVAQGSAELPYVVVVKYQGKEQWEDVIGLIGKGVTFDTGGISIKPVTGMEDMKTDMGGSAAMIGAMEAIGRLQPAVNIMMVIGCVENMPSGTAFKPGDVITTMSGKTVEIITTDAEGRLVLADCITYAKQQGVSCLVDCATLTGGVVVALGHVSTGLMTNNQQLANELFQAADYCGERLWQLPTFPEYRELNKSHVADLKNSGGRYGHAIIAGVFLQEFAEDTPWVHLDIAGTASQTKPTPLGPIGATGAMVRSIAQFLLQRTK; this comes from the coding sequence TTGATACATATAGAAACGAAGACCTCTTCCTATTTGGAAAAAAAAACGGATTATCTAATCATACCGATCTATCAGGATCAGACAATACACACTGATGAATGGAATAACTTAGATACAGCATTCCACCAGCAAATCTCACATATGATAAAAGCAGGAGAGATAAGTGATCAAAAGGGCAAAGTAACCATAATACATACACTCGGACAATTGTCAGTTACTCGATTGGTATTTGTGGGTATGGGAGTAATGACAGGACTTGATTTTGTTTCAGCAAGAGATGCGTTTGCTAAAGTTGTTCAACAGCTTAAAGTCGAAGCTTCTGAGAAAAGCCTTTCAATCCTACTGACAGAACAAACTGATCTGGACATGGAGCGATTGACTCAAGCAGTGGGTGAAGCATTTTTGCTGGGAACTTATGCATATGAAGGCTACCGAGCTATTTCGAAAAACAAACCTTCTTTTCAAACAGTAGAAATTTTAGTACATGATGAGCAAAAAGATAAAGCAGAAAGAGGATTACAGGTTGCACAAGCATTTGGTACAGGGACGAATTTGGCCCGTACGTTAGTCAATGAGCCAGGGAATTACTTACCACCGCATGAATTGGCACGAAGAGCGATTGAGATGGCGAAACGATATGGAATGAGCTATGAGCTTCTGGCAAAAGATAAACTGGAGGAGCTGAACATGGGCGGTGTTTTATCTGTCGCACAGGGCAGTGCCGAGTTACCGTATGTGGTTGTAGTTAAGTACCAAGGAAAAGAGCAGTGGGAAGATGTGATTGGTCTGATTGGAAAAGGGGTAACCTTTGATACAGGCGGAATCTCAATCAAACCGGTCACTGGAATGGAAGATATGAAAACGGATATGGGTGGAAGTGCAGCAATGATTGGTGCTATGGAAGCGATCGGTCGCCTGCAACCAGCTGTAAATATCATGATGGTTATTGGATGCGTAGAAAATATGCCATCTGGAACGGCGTTTAAGCCAGGTGATGTTATTACTACGATGAGCGGTAAAACGGTAGAGATCATTACTACTGATGCAGAGGGCCGACTGGTTCTGGCAGATTGCATCACGTATGCGAAGCAGCAAGGTGTATCTTGCCTTGTAGATTGCGCTACGCTAACGGGTGGTGTCGTGGTTGCCTTAGGGCATGTATCTACAGGGTTAATGACCAATAATCAGCAATTGGCTAACGAGCTGTTCCAAGCTGCCGATTATTGTGGAGAGCGCTTGTGGCAGTTACCAACGTTCCCGGAATACCGAGAATTGAATAAAAGCCACGTAGCCGACCTAAAAAATTCAGGTGGGAGATACGGTCATGCGATTATTGCTGGGGTATTCTTGCAAGAGTTTGCTGAAGACACTCCATGGGTTCATTTAGATATCGCAGGAACTGCCTCACAGACCAAACCAACTCCATTAGGACCAATCGGTGCTACAGGTGCAATGGTTCGCTCCATTGCTCAATTTCTGTTACAACGCACCAAGTAA